The Megalops cyprinoides isolate fMegCyp1 chromosome 19, fMegCyp1.pri, whole genome shotgun sequence genome has a window encoding:
- the gna12a gene encoding guanine nucleotide-binding protein subunit alpha-12a translates to MAGVVRTLSRCLLPAEASRERSNSKERNRDANQEREAKRRSREIDAMLARERRSVRRLVKILLLGAGESGKSTFLKQMRIIHGKEFDQKALLDFRDTIFENIIKGMRVLVDARDKLGITWQNSENEKHGMFVMSFENKAGIPVEPCTFQLYVPALWALWQDAGIQEAYGRRNEFQLGESVKYFLDNLDRIGQLNYVPSRQDILLARKATKGIVEHDFVIKKIPFKMVDVGGQRSQRQKWFQCFDGITSILFMVSSSEYDQVLMEDRRTNRLVESMNIFETIVNNKLFSNVSIILFLNKMDLLVEKVRKVSIRKHFADFQGDPHRLEDVQAYLVQCFNRRRRNRSKPLFHHFTTAIDTENIRFVFHAVKDTILQENLKDIMLQ, encoded by the exons ATGGCAGGCGTGGTGCGCACCCTAAGCCGGTGTTTGCTCCCAGCCGAAGCCAGTCGGGAGCGAAGTAACAGCAAGGAGAGAAACCGAGATGCGAACCAGGAGCGGGAGGCGAAGCGCCGGAGCCGCGAAATTGATGCCATGCTCGCCCGCGAGAGACGCTCCGTTCGCCGCTTGGTGAAGATACTGCTGCTCGGCGCTGGGGAAAGTGGCAAATCgacatttttgaaacaaatgaGGATTATCCACGGGAAAGAGTTCGACCAGAAAGCCTTACTGGATTTTAGAGACACTATCTTCGAGAACATTATAAAG ggcaTGAGGGTGCTGGTGGACGCCCGCGACAAGCTGGGCATCACCTGGCAGAACTCGGAGAACGAGAAGCACGGCATGTTCGTGATGTCCTTCGAGAACAAGGCGGGCATCCCCGTTGAGCCGTGCACCTTCCAGCTGTACGTGCCTGCGCTCTGGGCTCTGTGGCAGGACGCGGGCATCCAGGAGGCTTACGGCCGCCGCAACGAATTCCAGCTG GGGGaatctgtgaaatatttccTGGACAACTTGGACCGCATTGGCCAATTG AACTATGTACCGAGCAGGCAGGATATCCTGCTTGCCAGGAAGGCCACCAAGGGGATTGTGGAGCATGACTTTGTCATCAAGAAGATCCCTTTCAAGATGGTGGATGTGGGCGGCCAGCGCTCCCAGAGGCAGAAATGGTTCCAGTGCTTCGATGGCATCACCTCCATCCTCTTCATGGTGTCGTCCAGCGAGTATGACCAGGTGCTGATGGAGGACCGTCGCACCAACCGCCTGGTGGAGTCCATGAACATCTTTGAAACCATCGTCAACAACAAGCTCTTCTCCAATGTCtccatcatcctcttcctcaacaAGATGGACCTGCTGGTGGAGAAGGTGAGGAAGGTCAGCATTCGCAAACACTTCGCCGACTTCCAGGGTGACCCGCACCGGCTGGAGGACGTGCAGGCCTACCTGGTGCAGTGCTTCAACCGGAGGCGGCGGAATCGCAGCAAGCCCCTCTTCCACCACTTCACCACCGCCATCGACACGGAGAACATCCGCTTCGTCTTCCACGCTGTCAAGGACACCATCCTGCAGGAGAACCTCAAGGACATCATGCTGCAGTGA